CTTGCAGGCATGAAGGATTCGATTCCCTTGACCAGGAGCTCTTACAAATCATTCGAAATCCGGAAAATTTTATTCTGCCCTCCTCCAAAGAATACGACAAAATTCCCCAATCTCCATTAAATCCGCTCACCGCTGAAAAAATAGCCCTCGGAAATTTGTTGTTTTTTGAACCCGCTTTTGCCAATGAAGCGAAACATCCAAGTCTGTTGCACACTTTTACATGCTCCTCCTGCCACGTCGTAGAATCCGGTTTCAGACCAGGTAGAATGCAGGGAATCGCCGATGGAGGTTACGGCTTTGGTCTAAAAGGCGAAAAACGGGTAAAACATCCAATTTATGTACCAGACAGCATCGATGCACAAGGTGCCCGACCTCTGGCTACCATCAATGTAGCTTTCGTGGAAAATACCATGTGGAACGGGTCTTTTGGTGCTGATCACAAAAATGTAGGTACAGAAGCAGTCTGGGGTAAAACAGATCCCGGCACCGCACGCAACCACGAAAGACTGGGTGCCCTTGAAGGACAGAACATCGAAGGACTCATTGTGCACCGTATGATGTTTAATAAAAAAATAGTAGAAGATGCCGGCTACAAAGAACTTTTCGATAAAGCATTTCCTGACTGGGATGATTCAACCCGATACAGCCGGAAGGCCGCCAGTTTTGCCATTTCGGCTTACCTGAGATCCATCACCACCGATCAGGCTCCTTTTCAGCGATGGCTCAAAGGTGATCGCTCTGCCATGTCTCCGGAAGAAAAGGAAGGTGCCAAATTATTTTTTGGCAAAGCCAATTGCGTGTCTTGTCATTTTGAAAAAAACCTGGGGTCTATGACTTTTGCTGCCCTTGGGGTGGATGATATCTTCGAGCACGGAGGTCTGAAAACATCCATCAACGATGCCAGAAACCGTGGTAGAGGCGGTTTTACCCTGAAAGATGAAGACCTCTTCAAATTCAGAACCCCCCAATTGTACAATTTAGGCGATGCCGGTCCCTATTTCCACGGGGGAAGCAAGGAGACTTTGAGGGATGTGGTCGAATACTTCAACAAAGGAATTCCTGAAAATCCACGGGTCCCCAAAGAAAAATTGCATCCTTTTCTCCATCCTCTGAATCTAAGTCCACAAGAGGTGGACCATTTAACCCGCTTTCTGACGAATGGATTAAGAGATCCCAATCTGTTGAGGTATAAACCGGAGAAGGTTTTGTCGGGTCTGTGTTTTCCCAACAACGATCCTCTTTCCAAATTTGACATGGGTTGCGATTAAAATTGCGTTTGGAGTCTAACCAACTTTAAAAATTGCTGTTGTATAGGGTGGTCAATGAGATCAAATCAAAGTTTCCAAATACAAGCACCAGACTACAGATCAAAATCCTTCCCGATGATTCAAAAAATAATTTCCAGGTTTAAAATACTTTTTATCTTGTTTTTGCTGGCAGGTTTTGTAGGCTGTTACTACGACAACGAAGAAGAATTGTATCCTCCTGATTCAGGCCCTGTCACCGATGTATCTTATGCCCAGCAGGTCGTTCCCATTCTTCAAAACAACTGTTTCGTCTGTCATTCCAAAACCGCAGCCTTGGGAAATGTCGTTTTGGAGGGATACAACGCCACCCTCTTTTATGTCAACAACGGAGAGCTGTTGGGGAGTATCAAACACGAACAAGGTTTTGTGGCGATGCCCAATGGAGCTGCAAAACTATCCGCCCATCTAATCCAGACCATCCAGGTCTGGATCGAAGAAGGTGCCAAAGACAATTGATATTAATACAGTAAATCATTAAAAACAAAACGATGATCAAGAAAATTCTGATGGCTGCCCTGGCTTTGATGTTTGTGGCTGGCGGAATCGCTTACTACCTTTACAACAAACCCGTATCAAAAACTGAATCCAAATCGACTGATCTGGTGATAACGGCGGAAAATTTATTTGCAGAATACAATGCAGACGAAACAGTGGCTGATCAAAAATATTTAAACAAAACGGTCGAGGTGACCGGCGCAATTATGGGGACTCTGCTACAAAAAAATGTCGTCACAGGAGTGCAATTAAGTTCCGGAGTGGCTGATGCCGGAATCATTTGCGAATTTGAAAATGAACCAGGTAAAACGTATTCCAGATTTCCGGTGGGTGATGTACTTACTTTAAAATGTGTGTGCACCGGAAAACTAATGGATGTGGTGCTTACACGGTGTGTCATCGTCCAAAAATAATACAAACTATGCATTGCTTTCGAAAATTCCTTTTCTTCCTCATTGGTAGTATGCATGTATGCTTGTGCAAATCTCAAACTGACGACGGATTACTGGCCCTGCTCGGTGACGAAGAAACCACAGAATATGCCCAGGCTATTTTTAAAACCAACCGAATTATCAATCTGCATTCGATCGAAAATACCCACGCAGGAGTTTTGGATTTTAAAATATTGCACAGATTTGGCTTCTTGAACACTGGCGTTTCTGAATTCTTTGGTCTGGATCAGGCGACCATGAGATTGGGATTCGACTACGGACTTAGCAAAAATATTCAAATTGGTATTGGTCGATCCAATTTTGAAAAAACGTATGATGGCTATATCAAATACCGATTTCTAAGACAATCTTCCGGCAAAAAACAGATGCCCCTATCTGCCAGTTTTGTTGCCGGCACAGCCATAAAAACCAATGCCTGGCCCGACCCAAACCGAGACAATCATTTTTCATCAAGACTTTATTACCATTTTCAATTGTTGTTGGCTAGAAAATTTTCCGAAGGATTTTCTGCGCAAATTACTCCATCTCTTGTGCACCGCAATTTGGTGGCAACCAAATCAATTAAGAATGACGTGTATTCCATTGCTGCAGCTGTGAGACAAAAACTAAGCAAGAGAATCGCCTTGAATGCAGAATTTATTTATGTTTTACCCGATCAAATTGATCCAAATTTTAATCATTCCTTCAGCATTGGTTTCGACATTGAAACTGGTGGACATGTTTTTCAGCTTCATTTCACCAATTCCACTTCGATGGTGGAAAAAGGATTTATCGCTGAGACGGTGGGAGATTGGACCAAAGGAGACATCCGGTTTGGATTTAACATCAGCAGGGTCTTTACCTTGGTGAAACCTAAAAAGATGACTTTGGAGCAATAAAAGGACTCAACCTTCGATTGTTATCCTTGTTATCTGTTGTCGCAGTAGAATAATAATCCTATACCGTCGTATATTTGACTTCTTCCTGAAAGACAAGCATGTCATCGTTTAAAATTAAAATTCTTGTTTTCCTTGGTTTCCTGTTGATCCTGGGAGTGTTTATCACTCAGGGTTTGTACATTTTTAAAAATTACAACAAGGAAGAAGCAGAATTTCACCGATCCGTCAGCATCGCCCTTCGCAATACAGCCAATGAAATTGCCAAATACAACGAAGTAAAATTACCGGATAAAGATCTGATCAAAAGAGATTCCTCTCATGTTTATGAAGTCAATGTCAATTCGCCCATTGATCAGACCATTCTGGTTTATTACTTAGAAACTGAGCTAGACAAACAAGGCATCAGCACCATTTTTGAATACGGCATCTATGATTGCAATACCAACGAATTGATCATCAGCGAATGTTGCATCAGCACCAAAGAAAATGAGGCCCCTTTGGCCAGCAAAAAAAAGAAGGTTAAAAAGGTAAAGAAAAAACAGACCTATTATTTTGTGGTCCGCTTTCCTGAAAAAGAAGCCTTGCTACTCAAGGAAATGAAGCCGCTTGTATTGTCTTCTGCCTTGGTTTTTATCGCGTGTCTGATTTTTACCTTGGCCATTTTTGTGATTTTGAGACAAAAGAGATATTCTGAACTCATGCGGGATTTTATCAACAATATGACCCACGAATTTAAGACCCCGATTTCTTCGATCAAAATTGCTTCAGATGTCATTTCGCACCATCCTTTAATAGAAGAAGACAAGAGATTGAGTCAATACGCCAAAATCATCAGAGATCAAAATCTGAGGCTCAATGACCAGGTAGAGAAAGTACTCCAAATTGCTAAAATGGAATCCTCCACCTTTCAACTAAAAAAAGAGCTGGTTGGGGTCAATGATTTAATTCGACAGATTAGTTCCCAATACGCTTTCCGCCTGGGTGATGAAGGAGGAAGTCTGGAGATTCATTTGGACGCTAAAAATGATAAAATCAAGGTGGATAAATTTCATTTTACCAATATTATTTCAAATTTGATGGATAATGCCGTCAAATATAGTAAGAAAATACCTGAAATCAGTATATTTACCCGAAATACGGATGCACAAACACTGGAAATCGAAATCAGGGACAAGGGAGTAGGGATACCTCCCGAGGATCAGGATAAGCTTTTCCAGAAGTTTTACAGAGTGTCCACGGGCGATGTCCACAATGTCAAAGGATTTGGCATTGGGCTGTACTATGTAAAAAGAATTTGCGAAGCTCATGGATTTGACCTTAATTTGCACAGTATTTATGGAGAAGGAACCAGCGTTTTTATAAACTGCAAAACAGACATTTAATGAAAAAAGCCAAATTGTTGTACGCTGAGGATGATGAAACCCTTAGCTTTATTACCAAAGATCACCTCGAGCTCCAAGGTTATGAGGTACATCACTGTGTCAATGGAGCCGACGCTTTTGAGACCTATAAGAAAGATAAGTTTGATCTGTGTATTTTTGATGTGATGCTGCCGGAAATGGATGGCTTTACACTCGCAGAAAACATTCGAAAGAGAGACCAACAAATCCCTATCTTGTTTCTTACCGCCAAATCTCTCAAAGAGGATCGAATCCATGGGTTAAAACTGGGGGGAGACGATTATCTGACAAAACCCTTCAGCATCGAGGAACTCATCCTTAAAATAGAAATATTCTTGCGAAGAAGCAGGGTTTTTGAAGCCCCATCCCAAGAACAGGAAATCATCATAGGGGCCTACCGGTATCTCCCACTCGAATACCAATTGATCAAAGAAAACAATGTAAGGGTTCTCACCCAGCGTGAAAGTGAATTGCTGGACTTCCTTGTCAAACACAAAAACAAGGTGATCAAGAGGTCTGTGATACTCGAAAACCTTTGGGGCGAAGATGATTATTTTATGGGACGAAGCCTTGATGTCTTTATTTCCAGACTTCGCAAATACCTCAGTGAAGATCCTGCTATTAAAATTGACAATATTCACGGAATAGGATTTAAATTTATTTGTCCTTAAAATGCATATTATCAGGCTTTTTGCCATTCTTCTGGGCCTTGTGACAGGGAAAGGGCAAGAAGCTTATTGCCAGCCGTCCAATCCTTTTGAGCTAAGGAATTCTAGCGATCAGCCAAGGATCCAGTCTGATTCGGTCTCATTGGATTCTGTATCATTCAATCCCTTCGAGCTTAGACCCTCTTTTGCGACATCAGATCAGCCGGTGGGATTAAGCAGCATTAGCGCCATCCTGAAAAGGGTGGGCGATACCCCGGCAAACCCCTCTGAAGTCAAAAATTTTCTTTTCTGGTTGTTGCTTTTTCTGACTTTCTTATTGGCCATCGCGCTCAATCTCAACCGCAGTTACGTCAACAAGCTTTACCAAAGCAATTTTAACCTGAATCTGGCCAGTGTGATGTTTCGGGAGAGCCGCGAGGATTCCCGATTGATCACATTTATCCTGTACGGCTTGTATTTTGCAGGCCTGAGTGTGTTTATCTTTTTGTCCTATAATTTACTCATAGGACCCATACATTATTATTTTTTGGTATATATAACATTTTTTATAACATCTATTTATGTAATAAGACACCTTAGCTTAAAATTGCTTGGATGGGTTTTTGGGATACAGAAAGAGACCGAAAGGTATTTATTCAACATTGTCAGTTTTGGATGTCTTTTTAGTTTACTGTTGATTCCTTTGGATTTTGTGCTCAGTTTTGCAAAAGAAGAATTTACAGAAAAGCTAATATTTTGGGTATTTGGCTTGTTTGTGTTGGCTTACCTTTTCAGACAGGCAAAAGAAGTATTGTTGGCGGCTAACTTATGGCGAAATTCTATTGTTCATTTTTTGTTGTACCTTTGCACCTTCGAAATCGCCCCCTTCTTGCTGTTGTATGAGATCATTCGTAGAACAAGCTGAAGGTCAGGCAACAAAATGCCGCCGTAAATGCCAAAACAAACGACGACCATTGCACATCAGGAAGACGCTCAGAGAATAAGGAAGGTCAATTCCATTCTTATTTCCCAACCAAAGCCGGAGAGATCCCCTTATTTCGACCTTGAAGAAAAATACAAAATTCAGGTGGATTGGAGAAGTTTCATTCAAGTGGATCCGCTTCCTGAAAAAGAATTTCGAAGACAGCGCATCAGACCGGAAGATTTCCCCTGTGTTATTTTTACCAGTAAAAATTCGGTGGACCACTATTTCAGGGTTTGTGAAATGATGCGGTCTAGAATTTCGGAATTGACCAAATACTTTTGTGGTACGGAGGCGATCGCCAATTATCTTCAAAAGTTTATCATCTATCGCAAAAGAAAGGTTTTCCACGGCACCAGAAACATTTCTGATTTGTCCAATTATTTCAACAAGCACAAGGATGCCGG
This window of the Saprospiraceae bacterium genome carries:
- a CDS encoding HAMP domain-containing histidine kinase, whose product is MSSFKIKILVFLGFLLILGVFITQGLYIFKNYNKEEAEFHRSVSIALRNTANEIAKYNEVKLPDKDLIKRDSSHVYEVNVNSPIDQTILVYYLETELDKQGISTIFEYGIYDCNTNELIISECCISTKENEAPLASKKKKVKKVKKKQTYYFVVRFPEKEALLLKEMKPLVLSSALVFIACLIFTLAIFVILRQKRYSELMRDFINNMTHEFKTPISSIKIASDVISHHPLIEEDKRLSQYAKIIRDQNLRLNDQVEKVLQIAKMESSTFQLKKELVGVNDLIRQISSQYAFRLGDEGGSLEIHLDAKNDKIKVDKFHFTNIISNLMDNAVKYSKKIPEISIFTRNTDAQTLEIEIRDKGVGIPPEDQDKLFQKFYRVSTGDVHNVKGFGIGLYYVKRICEAHGFDLNLHSIYGEGTSVFINCKTDI
- a CDS encoding response regulator transcription factor; the protein is MKKAKLLYAEDDETLSFITKDHLELQGYEVHHCVNGADAFETYKKDKFDLCIFDVMLPEMDGFTLAENIRKRDQQIPILFLTAKSLKEDRIHGLKLGGDDYLTKPFSIEELILKIEIFLRRSRVFEAPSQEQEIIIGAYRYLPLEYQLIKENNVRVLTQRESELLDFLVKHKNKVIKRSVILENLWGEDDYFMGRSLDVFISRLRKYLSEDPAIKIDNIHGIGFKFICP
- a CDS encoding DUF4271 domain-containing protein produces the protein MHIIRLFAILLGLVTGKGQEAYCQPSNPFELRNSSDQPRIQSDSVSLDSVSFNPFELRPSFATSDQPVGLSSISAILKRVGDTPANPSEVKNFLFWLLLFLTFLLAIALNLNRSYVNKLYQSNFNLNLASVMFRESREDSRLITFILYGLYFAGLSVFIFLSYNLLIGPIHYYFLVYITFFITSIYVIRHLSLKLLGWVFGIQKETERYLFNIVSFGCLFSLLLIPLDFVLSFAKEEFTEKLIFWVFGLFVLAYLFRQAKEVLLAANLWRNSIVHFLLYLCTFEIAPFLLLYEIIRRTS
- a CDS encoding uroporphyrinogen-III synthase → MPKQTTTIAHQEDAQRIRKVNSILISQPKPERSPYFDLEEKYKIQVDWRSFIQVDPLPEKEFRRQRIRPEDFPCVIFTSKNSVDHYFRVCEMMRSRISELTKYFCGTEAIANYLQKFIIYRKRKVFHGTRNISDLSNYFNKHKDAGTFLLPCSDTGKNDGAEFLKTTKIKFYESVMYRTVSADLSDLKDIKYDILVFFSQLDIKSLFDNFPDFEQGPTRIAAFGNSTAKAIEDAGLICDIKAPTPENPSMTMALQAYLKQSNK